Proteins encoded in a region of the Pseudomonadota bacterium genome:
- a CDS encoding CCDC90 family protein produces the protein MASVTFDTLKFVERPKAAGVPEAQAKALAEA, from the coding sequence ATGGCAAGCGTCACCTTTGATACCCTCAAGTTCGTCGAAAGGCCCAAGGCCGCTGGCGTTCCCGAGGCCCAGGCCAAGGCTCTGGCCGAGGCCTAG
- a CDS encoding sulfite exporter TauE/SafE family protein yields MANLIAYLALGTLAGILAGLLGIGGGIVIVPGLYFLFLAQGFSEQICMHLAIGSSLASVVFTSMSSASAHHRRGFVHWTAVRGLTPGILAGAALGAALADLIPERGLRLMFGLFEIVVAVQLLVDFKPAPHRELPGRAVLGLTGAVIGMVSALLGIGGGTLTVPLLLWCNVSMHPAVGTSAACGLPIALAGALGFLITGWDGAGLPHWSSGYLYWPAVTAVAGGGVLFAPFGARLAHTLPVASLKRLFALVVAAIGIRILI; encoded by the coding sequence ATGGCGAATCTGATCGCTTATCTGGCGCTCGGCACGCTCGCCGGGATCCTCGCCGGGCTGCTCGGGATCGGAGGCGGCATCGTGATCGTGCCCGGTCTTTATTTCTTGTTTTTGGCGCAAGGATTCTCCGAGCAGATTTGCATGCACCTCGCCATCGGCAGTTCGCTCGCAAGCGTGGTCTTTACCTCGATGTCCTCGGCTTCGGCGCATCATCGCCGGGGTTTCGTGCATTGGACCGCCGTGCGGGGATTGACGCCCGGGATCTTGGCCGGGGCCGCGCTCGGGGCCGCGCTTGCCGATCTCATCCCCGAGCGGGGGTTGCGGCTCATGTTCGGCCTATTCGAGATCGTCGTTGCCGTGCAACTGCTGGTTGATTTCAAACCGGCTCCGCACCGCGAGTTGCCTGGGCGTGCGGTGCTCGGCCTCACGGGCGCGGTGATCGGCATGGTATCCGCGCTCCTCGGGATCGGCGGTGGCACGCTGACCGTACCGCTGTTGTTATGGTGTAATGTATCGATGCATCCAGCCGTGGGCACGTCGGCGGCCTGCGGTTTGCCGATCGCGCTCGCGGGTGCGCTCGGGTTCCTGATCACGGGCTGGGATGGGGCCGGTTTGCCGCACTGGAGCAGCGGTTATCTGTACTGGCCGGCCGTGACCGCGGTGGCCGGGGGGGGCGTCTTGTTCGCCCCGTTCGGTGCGCGCCTCGCCCATACCCTGCCGGTCGCGAGTCTGAAGCGGCTATTCGCGCTGGTGGTGGCGGCCATCGGCATACGCATCCTTATTTAG